Proteins from one Prosthecobacter sp. genomic window:
- a CDS encoding DUF1003 domain-containing protein, with amino-acid sequence MEPSRTQAQGQGSCAVTGQSLPVSKLVPLRALQPSIAQTLRERHPELKDGSLLSMEAVNAARLEYVRTLLEKQVGDLTKLDEEVVESLHKQEVLSERPLSADEEIQHLTFGQRLADKIADFGGSWTFILTFCGFLMLWIVVNAGLLLTRPFDPFPFILLNLLLSFLASLQAPVIMMSQNRLEARDRQRAEGDYKVNLKAELEIRHLHEKMDYLLHQHATRLMEVQEIQLELLRELARGRERPKA; translated from the coding sequence ATGGAACCGTCACGAACGCAGGCTCAAGGCCAAGGCAGTTGCGCTGTCACCGGACAATCATTGCCGGTGTCCAAACTGGTGCCGCTGCGGGCGTTGCAGCCGAGCATCGCGCAGACGCTGCGGGAGCGGCATCCGGAGCTGAAGGATGGGTCGCTGCTGAGCATGGAGGCGGTGAATGCGGCGCGGCTGGAGTATGTGCGCACGCTGCTGGAGAAACAGGTCGGCGATCTGACCAAGCTCGATGAGGAAGTCGTGGAGAGCCTGCACAAGCAAGAGGTGCTGAGCGAGCGACCGCTGTCGGCAGATGAGGAGATTCAGCATCTGACGTTTGGCCAGCGGCTGGCGGACAAGATTGCGGATTTCGGCGGGAGTTGGACGTTCATCCTCACGTTCTGCGGCTTTTTGATGCTGTGGATCGTGGTGAACGCCGGGCTGTTGCTGACGCGGCCATTTGATCCGTTTCCCTTCATCCTGCTGAACCTGCTGCTGTCGTTTCTGGCCTCGCTGCAGGCACCGGTGATCATGATGAGCCAGAATCGTCTGGAGGCGCGTGACCGGCAGCGCGCCGAAGGTGACTACAAGGTGAATCTGAAGGCGGAGCTCGAGATCCGGCACCTGCACGAAAAGATGGACTACCTGCTACACCAGCACGCGACGCGACTGATGGAAGTGCAGGAGATCCAGCTCGAACTGCTGCGAGAGCTGGCGCGCGGACGCGAACGCCCGAAAGCGTAG
- the hrpA gene encoding ATP-dependent RNA helicase HrpA, whose amino-acid sequence MPHISYPPDLPITPRRDEIVAAIRQNQVVILAGETGSGKTTQLPKMCLEALHDVRGQIGCTQPRRVAAMSVSKRVAEELNVPWGREVGCKMRFSDDTSRDTRIKFMTDGILLAEIQSDPMLRAYSVLILDEAHERSLNIDFLLGYLVGLLKKRPDLKLIVTSATIDTEAFSAAFGGAPIIEVSGRLYPVEIRYAPLVTEEDDFGFIDGAVSAVENALIETDDGDVLVFMPTERDIRDTRDLLDGRLGAGFEVLALYGRMASAEQQRIFSPGRKRRVVIATNVAETSITIPRIRYVIDTGLARISRYNPRTRTKRLPVEAVSQSSANQRAGRAGRVQDGICIRLYSQEDFEKRDRFTMPEIQRANLAEVILRMKAFKLGEIEDFPFLNPPVSASIRAGYDLLHELGSLNETHELTPLGRELARLPLDPTLGRMLLQARIEKALPELLIIAAGLSIPDPRERPEEKRELANAAHKAFAAPESDFLTLLKIWNACPETTGKSRNALRKFCKSNFLSFTRMQEWRDVWNQLCDCFRDDLRRSSPADSENPQIGNENQSAGSLNLWEKQSDAIHRCILAAQLGHIAMKEERNLYKAAGNREVTVFPGSNLYERREKNSKGKPGQDKGRQPPWIVAGEIVQTTQLFARTLAKIDPNWIAELGAHLCTHKYSEPHWNLKSGRVLVTQRTLIHGLEVKRQHIDFLKVDAVAATQMFIRAALIDNQEVPITLRFYAHNNQLRQKIETMLTRVRNNRVYAIEERLFRFYDQRIKNVSSIHDLNRVVKEHLDEQPNFLCATEADLTAGEDFECDLQQFPDKVSLGNTALPVTYNYKPGEEHDGVTVQVPAQLAGHLTSGQVQWMVPGNREELANVMLRALPKVIRRQLMPIDPKGREIAAAFDPGRDDFLTALADFITRRYRIHVRAEDWPPQSLPAHLQPRVEVLDPKNNSVIASSRDLDTIRTSVQKQDVRSDAWDKLLPRVERFALKSWSFGDLPETILVEELNGTPILGYLGLVLREGEIDVRLFRTQAEAARGTPPAIRQLAENTLSKDLAWLPKELRSISAPASKTQQPASFQAALSQLATPIAAATPASNLSTQAHEHILAHMLRLQPVFPLTEKRFFTLCETVRRDLPVVTHRVKTLFTQIHDQRAKLLASAKRYPGLEQDLARLIPTDLLATTPHEQLQHLPRYLKAIQIRNERCLANPAKDIEKYNLIADFDGWQSHVPKSQHETFRWMMEEYRVQVFAQELGTAQPVSVKRLEALWV is encoded by the coding sequence ATGCCGCACATCAGTTATCCGCCCGATCTTCCCATCACGCCGCGTCGTGACGAGATCGTCGCGGCCATTCGGCAAAACCAGGTCGTCATCCTCGCGGGCGAAACGGGTTCTGGAAAGACGACACAGCTTCCGAAGATGTGCCTCGAAGCGCTGCATGATGTGCGCGGCCAGATAGGCTGCACGCAGCCGCGTCGTGTGGCGGCGATGAGTGTGTCCAAACGTGTCGCCGAGGAGCTGAATGTCCCCTGGGGCCGTGAAGTCGGCTGCAAGATGCGGTTCAGTGACGACACGAGCCGCGACACGCGCATCAAGTTCATGACCGACGGCATCCTGCTGGCCGAAATCCAGAGCGATCCCATGCTGCGGGCCTATTCCGTGCTCATTCTCGATGAAGCGCACGAGCGCTCGCTGAACATCGACTTCCTGCTCGGTTATCTCGTCGGTTTGCTCAAAAAGCGGCCCGATCTCAAACTCATCGTCACCTCCGCCACCATCGACACCGAGGCGTTTTCCGCCGCGTTCGGTGGTGCGCCGATCATCGAGGTCTCGGGGCGGCTTTACCCGGTCGAGATTCGCTATGCGCCGCTCGTCACCGAGGAAGACGACTTCGGCTTCATCGACGGTGCCGTCTCCGCCGTCGAAAATGCGCTCATCGAGACCGATGACGGCGATGTGCTCGTCTTCATGCCCACCGAGCGTGACATCCGCGACACGCGCGATTTGCTCGATGGCCGACTCGGCGCAGGATTCGAAGTGCTCGCGCTCTATGGCCGCATGGCCTCCGCCGAGCAGCAGCGCATCTTCTCGCCGGGCCGCAAACGTCGCGTCGTCATCGCCACGAACGTCGCGGAAACGTCCATCACCATCCCGCGCATTCGCTACGTCATCGATACCGGCCTCGCCCGCATCAGCCGCTACAATCCGCGCACGCGCACCAAGCGCCTGCCGGTCGAGGCCGTGTCACAAAGCAGCGCGAACCAGCGTGCGGGCCGCGCCGGCCGTGTGCAGGATGGCATCTGCATCCGCCTTTACTCGCAGGAGGATTTTGAAAAGCGCGACCGCTTCACCATGCCGGAAATCCAGCGGGCGAACCTCGCCGAAGTCATCCTGCGCATGAAAGCCTTCAAGCTCGGCGAGATCGAGGACTTCCCCTTCCTCAATCCGCCCGTCAGCGCCTCCATCCGCGCCGGTTACGACCTGCTGCACGAACTCGGCTCGCTCAACGAAACGCACGAGCTCACGCCCCTCGGCCGCGAACTCGCCCGCCTGCCTCTTGATCCCACGCTCGGACGCATGCTCTTGCAGGCACGCATTGAGAAAGCCTTGCCCGAACTGCTCATCATCGCCGCCGGTTTGAGCATTCCCGATCCACGCGAGCGCCCCGAGGAAAAACGCGAACTCGCCAACGCCGCGCACAAAGCCTTCGCCGCGCCCGAATCCGACTTCCTCACGCTGCTCAAGATCTGGAACGCCTGCCCTGAAACCACCGGCAAATCACGCAACGCACTGCGAAAGTTCTGCAAATCCAACTTCCTCTCCTTCACCCGCATGCAGGAGTGGCGCGATGTCTGGAACCAGCTCTGCGACTGCTTCAGGGATGACTTGAGAAGAAGTTCTCCCGCAGATTCAGAAAACCCACAGATTGGTAATGAAAATCAATCTGCGGGTTCTCTGAATCTGTGGGAAAAACAATCCGATGCCATCCACCGCTGCATCCTCGCCGCGCAGCTCGGCCACATCGCGATGAAGGAGGAACGCAATCTCTACAAGGCTGCTGGCAATCGCGAAGTGACCGTCTTCCCAGGCTCAAATCTTTACGAACGCCGCGAGAAGAACAGCAAGGGCAAACCCGGCCAGGACAAAGGCCGCCAGCCGCCGTGGATCGTCGCGGGCGAGATCGTGCAGACCACGCAGCTCTTTGCGCGCACCCTTGCGAAGATCGATCCGAACTGGATCGCCGAACTCGGCGCGCATCTTTGCACGCACAAATACAGCGAGCCGCATTGGAACCTCAAATCCGGCCGTGTGCTCGTCACGCAGCGCACGCTTATTCACGGACTAGAGGTGAAGCGCCAGCACATCGACTTCCTCAAGGTCGATGCCGTTGCCGCCACGCAGATGTTCATTCGTGCCGCGCTCATCGACAACCAGGAGGTGCCCATCACGCTGCGCTTCTACGCGCACAACAACCAGCTTCGGCAGAAGATCGAGACCATGCTCACCCGCGTGCGCAACAACCGCGTCTATGCCATCGAGGAGCGCCTGTTCCGCTTCTACGACCAGCGCATTAAAAACGTCTCGTCCATTCACGATCTCAACCGCGTCGTCAAAGAGCACCTCGACGAGCAACCCAACTTCCTCTGCGCCACCGAGGCCGATCTCACCGCTGGCGAGGACTTCGAGTGCGACCTCCAGCAGTTCCCCGACAAAGTTTCGCTCGGCAACACCGCGTTGCCCGTCACCTATAACTACAAACCCGGCGAAGAGCACGACGGCGTCACCGTGCAAGTCCCCGCGCAACTCGCTGGTCATCTCACCAGCGGCCAGGTGCAGTGGATGGTGCCCGGAAATCGCGAAGAACTCGCCAACGTCATGCTGCGTGCGCTTCCAAAAGTCATCCGCCGCCAGTTGATGCCCATCGACCCCAAAGGACGCGAAATCGCCGCCGCCTTCGATCCTGGACGCGATGACTTCCTCACCGCGCTCGCCGACTTCATCACGCGTCGCTACCGCATCCACGTCCGCGCCGAAGACTGGCCGCCGCAAAGCCTGCCCGCGCACTTGCAGCCGCGCGTTGAAGTGCTCGATCCCAAAAACAACAGCGTCATCGCCTCCAGCCGCGATCTCGACACCATTCGCACTAGCGTGCAAAAGCAGGACGTGCGTTCCGATGCCTGGGATAAGCTTTTGCCACGCGTCGAACGCTTCGCGCTCAAATCCTGGTCCTTCGGCGACCTTCCCGAGACCATTCTCGTCGAAGAACTCAACGGCACGCCCATCCTCGGTTATCTCGGCCTCGTGCTCCGCGAGGGCGAGATCGACGTCCGCCTCTTCCGCACCCAAGCCGAAGCCGCACGCGGCACCCCGCCTGCCATTCGTCAGCTCGCCGAGAACACGCTCTCCAAAGACCTCGCCTGGCTCCCCAAAGAACTCCGCAGCATCAGTGCACCGGCTTCGAAGACCCAACAACCCGCCAGCTTCCAAGCAGCCCTCTCCCAGCTCGCCACACCCATCGCTGCTGCCACGCCAGCCTCCAATCTCAGTACCCAAGCCCACGAGCACATCCTCGCCCACATGCTGCGCCTGCAGCCCGTCTTCCCGCTCACCGAGAAACGCTTCTTCACCCTCTGCGAAACCGTCCGTCGTGATCTCCCCGTCGTCACCCATCGCGTGAAGACCCTCTTCACCCAGATCCACGACCAGCGCGCCAAACTCCTCGCCTCCGCCAAACGCTACCCCGGCCTCGAACAAGACCTCGCCCGCCTCATTCCCACCGACCTCCTCGCCACCACGCCCCACGAGCAGCTTCAGCATCTCCCGCGCTACTTAAAAGCCATCCAGATTCGCAACGAGCGCTGCCTCGCCAATCCCGCCAAGGACATCGAGAAATACAACCTCATCGCCGATTTCGACGGCTGGCAATCCCACGTCCCCAAATCCCAGCACGAAACCTTCCGCTGGATGATGGAAGAGTATCGTGTGCAGGTTTTTGCTCAGGAGCTTGGGACCGCACAGCCGGTGAGCGTGAAGCGGCTGGAGGCTCTGTGGGTGTGA
- a CDS encoding WD40 repeat domain-containing protein, with translation MLDRDHKVFVAIYKQHKPVVYDATTGLALSPALDVESIGPWADKGAFSPDLTSLVFFDDSHTPHVLDVLSGRNLKSLHGETKPSDDTESSLRTKFTADGAYCFIMDTHGVVTRYETKSWKPVGTALSHPYREGYSYGFSTSDDSSLAVTHDGPGENGPKGHLQLWDVSNGKPIGKSFEAQNGLTGRFLPDNRLLISPGRGKATVHEIPSLKKLYELRQHDDVEGPRVAVSQDKKRLLCWGYDGSLDCCDVDDGKYLGGFHSKAQIRDVLLSNDLSHCHVVLDNTSFMQLGYHDWYLIKLSLPDLKTVKSIRVLDWLSDAKVSSNGLRLMVRQGWSGREKVRIFDGQTLEEIQWLRAADVR, from the coding sequence TTGCTGGATCGCGACCACAAGGTCTTTGTGGCGATATACAAGCAGCACAAACCCGTGGTGTATGATGCGACCACAGGCTTGGCGTTGTCGCCTGCGCTGGACGTCGAAAGTATCGGGCCATGGGCTGACAAAGGCGCATTTTCTCCTGATTTAACATCTTTGGTGTTCTTTGATGACTCTCACACGCCTCATGTGCTGGATGTGCTCAGCGGAAGAAATCTCAAGAGCCTCCACGGCGAGACCAAGCCGAGTGACGACACCGAAAGCAGTCTGCGGACAAAGTTCACCGCTGATGGTGCCTATTGCTTCATCATGGACACTCATGGAGTGGTCACGCGCTATGAAACCAAGAGCTGGAAACCAGTCGGCACAGCACTGTCACATCCTTATCGTGAAGGCTACTCTTACGGCTTCAGCACTTCGGACGACAGCAGTCTTGCCGTCACGCATGATGGTCCTGGCGAAAACGGCCCCAAGGGCCATTTGCAGCTTTGGGATGTTTCGAACGGGAAGCCAATAGGCAAGAGCTTCGAGGCGCAGAATGGCCTGACTGGCAGATTTCTGCCTGACAACCGGCTTTTGATCTCGCCCGGACGAGGAAAAGCGACGGTGCATGAGATTCCGTCTTTGAAGAAGCTGTATGAGCTTCGGCAGCATGATGATGTGGAGGGGCCGAGAGTTGCCGTCTCCCAGGATAAGAAACGATTGTTGTGCTGGGGATATGACGGTTCGCTAGACTGTTGTGATGTGGATGATGGAAAGTATTTGGGCGGCTTTCACAGCAAGGCGCAGATTCGAGACGTTCTTCTCTCCAATGATCTCAGCCACTGCCATGTCGTGCTCGACAACACGAGCTTCATGCAGCTTGGTTACCACGATTGGTATCTGATCAAACTGAGCCTGCCAGATCTCAAAACTGTGAAGTCAATCCGTGTGCTTGACTGGCTCTCCGATGCCAAAGTTTCGTCAAACGGCTTGCGACTGATGGTGCGGCAGGGGTGGTCAGGCCGAGAAAAGGTTCGAATCTTTGATGGGCAGACGCTGGAAGAAATCCAATGGCTCCGAGCAGCGGATGTCCGATAA
- a CDS encoding amidohydrolase has translation MKLTVLLAVFAFTSLHAAPSLILHHGKVITVDQAFRIAEAVAIDANGRITAVGTNDEVLALKADSTQLLDLGGKTLLPGLMDSHVHPGAAMTEFDHEIPTMETIADVLAYIATRVKASQPGELILVRQIFITRLEEKRYPTRAELDRIAPNNPVVFSTGPDSMLNSLALKLGGYSRDFKVPEGSAGKMETDPATGEPTGLLRSLGHNVKAPSSAKSPTADDTYRRTVELFRDYNAVGLTTVADRDSSLKSVENYEKMLAKGDLTVRMRVSPGIPSMSLWPACEKAIDEVVQHPRTKPDPMLQITGTKVYLDGGMLTGSAWMIDPWGISEAYGISDPQYRGVQKITADRLKQLVEKVTAAGLQFTAHSVGDAAVQLLIDTYEDVNQRHSVRAARSSVTHCNFMHPDSIAKAAKLGVCIDLQPIWLHMDGRTLTHHFGDERMARFQPLRACFDQKVIVGGGSDHMQKIGSFRSINPYNPWLGMWTAITRKARKLDKPVHIENALTREEALRLYTTNNAFLLKNEQHTGSLETGKLADMILIDRDPLTCPIDDLVQTQVLKTWLGGKIVFEKH, from the coding sequence ATGAAACTCACTGTCTTACTCGCCGTTTTCGCGTTCACCTCCCTCCACGCCGCCCCGTCCCTCATCCTCCATCACGGCAAGGTCATCACCGTCGATCAAGCCTTCCGCATCGCCGAAGCCGTCGCCATCGACGCGAATGGACGCATCACCGCCGTGGGCACGAACGATGAAGTCCTCGCGCTGAAGGCTGATTCCACGCAATTGCTCGATCTCGGCGGCAAAACGCTGCTGCCCGGCCTCATGGACTCGCATGTGCATCCCGGCGCGGCGATGACGGAGTTCGATCATGAGATTCCGACGATGGAAACCATCGCCGACGTGCTCGCCTACATCGCCACACGCGTCAAAGCCTCGCAGCCCGGCGAACTCATCCTCGTGCGCCAGATTTTCATCACCCGTCTCGAAGAAAAGCGCTATCCCACCCGCGCTGAACTCGACCGCATCGCGCCGAACAATCCCGTCGTCTTCTCCACCGGCCCGGACTCGATGCTCAACAGTCTCGCGCTCAAGCTCGGCGGTTACAGTCGCGATTTCAAAGTGCCGGAAGGCAGCGCGGGCAAGATGGAAACCGATCCCGCCACCGGCGAGCCCACCGGTTTACTACGCAGCCTCGGCCACAACGTCAAAGCGCCCTCCTCCGCCAAATCACCCACTGCCGACGACACGTATCGCCGCACCGTCGAACTCTTCCGCGATTACAACGCCGTCGGCCTCACCACCGTCGCGGATCGCGATTCCAGCCTGAAGAGTGTCGAGAATTACGAGAAGATGCTCGCGAAAGGCGATCTCACCGTGCGCATGCGCGTCTCGCCCGGCATTCCCAGCATGAGCCTCTGGCCTGCGTGTGAAAAGGCCATCGACGAAGTCGTGCAGCATCCGCGCACCAAGCCCGACCCCATGCTGCAAATCACCGGCACGAAGGTGTATCTTGATGGTGGCATGCTCACCGGCAGCGCGTGGATGATCGATCCCTGGGGCATCAGCGAAGCCTACGGCATCAGCGATCCACAATACCGTGGCGTGCAGAAGATCACCGCCGACCGCCTCAAGCAACTCGTCGAGAAAGTCACCGCCGCCGGACTGCAATTCACCGCGCACAGCGTCGGCGATGCCGCCGTGCAGCTCCTCATCGACACCTACGAGGACGTGAACCAGCGCCACAGCGTCCGTGCCGCGCGCAGCAGTGTCACCCATTGCAACTTCATGCACCCCGACTCCATCGCCAAGGCCGCCAAACTCGGCGTCTGCATCGACTTGCAGCCCATCTGGCTGCACATGGACGGCCGCACGCTCACGCACCATTTCGGCGACGAGCGCATGGCCCGCTTCCAGCCGTTGCGCGCCTGCTTCGATCAAAAAGTCATCGTTGGTGGCGGCAGCGATCACATGCAGAAGATCGGCTCCTTCCGCAGCATCAATCCCTACAACCCCTGGCTCGGCATGTGGACCGCCATCACCCGCAAAGCCCGCAAACTCGACAAGCCCGTCCACATCGAGAACGCCCTCACACGCGAAGAAGCGCTACGCCTCTACACCACCAACAACGCCTTCCTCCTCAAAAACGAACAGCACACCGGCAGCCTCGAAACCGGCAAGCTCGCCGACATGATTCTCATCGATCGCGATCCACTGACGTGTCCCATCGACGATCTCGTGCAGACCCAGGTGCTCAAGACGTGGCTCGGTGGCAAGATCGTGTTTGAAAAGCACTGA